One Pseudorasbora parva isolate DD20220531a chromosome 8, ASM2467924v1, whole genome shotgun sequence DNA window includes the following coding sequences:
- the LOC137084792 gene encoding E3 ubiquitin/ISG15 ligase TRIM25-like — MSECAVSQCVDQFSCPVCLDRLKEPVTIPCGHSYCMSCITDCWGQKEQGPPYRCPQCRESFSQRPLLKKNTLIAEMMETLQKTSLQTAAVECDVCTTEKNRAVKSCLQCLASFCQTHLQLHYESPAFMKHKLVEASRHIQENICLSHGKLLEIYCQDDHQCICYLCMIDGHKNHKMVPVDSEWISKKEELKELKVACQKLIQERERGQRELSEAVKLLKNSALESMEDIEKVFTELICSLEKKRSEIKDQIRAQEKTEIDRAEELHKHLDQELTELRKRQGEIDKLLITEDQIQCLKSCQSVCVLPTFEDVPSFTQHTHLSFKDISISAFRKVLKDLCQQQTAKISQEVSNVQVAKTQHEFLQYFCELRLDPNTAHKSLKLSEDSRKVSYSYQDQQYPHHPERFDEFQYILSRDGLCGRCYWEVECSGNNWAVAVCYKRMRRKGNNNDCRLGYNKISWRLGYYQQKFSFMHAKSQIRISAVCSSRIGVYLDHRAGTLAFYSVSDTMTLLHRVQTTFTEPLYPAFFAVGSSVRITEQNKD; from the exons ATGTCTGAGTGTGCAGTGAGTCAGTGTGTGGATCAGTTCAGCTGTCCCGTCTGTTTGGATCGGCTGAAGGAGCCGGTGACGATTCCCTGTGGACACAGTTACTGTATGAGCTGTATTACTGACTGCTGGGGCCAGAAGGAGCAGGGGCCGCCGTACCGCTGTCCCCAATGCAGAGAGAGCTTCAGTCAGAGACCTCTACTGAAGAAGAACACTCTGATAGCTGAGATGATGGAGACGCTGCAGAAGACGTCCCTACAAACGGCTGCTGTGGAGTGTGATGTTTGCACTACAGAGAAGAACAGAGCTGTAAAGTCCTGTCTGCAGTGCTTGGCCTCCTTCTGTCAAACTCACCTGCAGCTTCACTATGAATCTCCTGCGTTTATGAAGCACAAACTAGTCGAAGCTTCCAGACACATTCAGGAGAACATTTGCCTCAGTCATGGGAAACTTCTAGAGATTTACTGTCAGGATGatcatcaatgcatttgttaCTTGTGTATGATTGACGGTCATAAAAACCACAAAATGGTGCCTGTGGATTCAGAGTGGATTAGTAAAAAG GAAGAGTTAAAGGAGTTAAAGGTGGCGTGTCAGAAGCTGATCCAGGAGCGAGAGAGAGGTCAGCGAGAACTCAGTGAAGCTGTGAAGCTTCTTAAA AATTCAGCGCTAGAGAGCATGGAGGACATTGAGAAGGTCTTCACTGAGCTCATCTGCTCTCTTGAGAAGAAACGCTCTGAGATTAAAGATCAGATCAGAGCTCAGGAGAAGACTGAGATAGATCGAGCAGAGGAACTTCACAAACATCTGGATCAAGAGCTGACAGAACTCAGAAAAAGACAAGGAGAGATCGACAAACTTCTGATTACTGAAGATCAGATCCAGTGTCTGAAG AGCTgtcagtctgtgtgtgttttacccACATTTGAAGATGTTCCCAGCTTCACTCAACACACTCATCTGTCTTTTAAAGACATTTCAATCTCAGCATTCAGAAAAGTTTTGAAGGACCTCTGTCAACAGCAAACAGCTAAAATATCTCAAGAAG TGTCAAATGTCCAAGTTGCAAAGACCCAACATgaatttttgcagt ATTTCTGTGAACTTCGCTTGGATCCAAACACTGCACACAAAAGCCTTAAACTGTCTGAAGACAGCAGAAAAGTATCATATTCGTATCAAGATCAGCAATATCCTCATCATCCAGAACGCTTTGATGAGTTTCAGTACATCTTGTCTAGAGATGGTTTGTGTGGTCGCTGTTACTGGGAGGTCGAGTGCAGTGGGAACAATTGGGCTGTAGCAGTTTGTTACAAAAGAATGAGACGTAAAGGAAACAATAATGACTGTAGACTTGGCTACAACAAAATATCCTGGAGATTGGGCTATTATCAGCAGAAGTTCAGTTTTATGCATGCTAAATCACAGATCCGTATCTCTGCTGTCTGCTCCTCTAGAATAGGAGTGTATCTGGACCACAGAGCAGGAACTCTGGCCTTCTACAGCGTCTCTGACACAATGACTCTCCTTCACAGAGTCCAGACCACTTTCACTGAACCCTTATACCCTGCTTTTTTTGCTGTGGGTTCATCTGTCAGGATCACAGAGCAGAATAAAGACTAG